One Brassica napus cultivar Da-Ae chromosome C4, Da-Ae, whole genome shotgun sequence genomic region harbors:
- the LOC106451187 gene encoding dormancy-associated protein homolog 1: protein MWDETVAGPKPEHGLGRLRNKITAQPIEIKGVGEGSSSKTVPAAGSPGTPTTPGSARKENVWRSVFHPGSNIATRGMGTNLFDKPSHPNSPTVYDWLYSDDTRSKHR from the exons atGTGGGATGAAACTGTTGCTGGACCTAAGCCGGAGCATGGCCTTGGCCGTCTCCGCAATAAGATCACCGCTCAACCCATAGAGATCAAAG GTGTAGGAGAAGGGAGCAGCAGTAAGACTGTGCCGGCGGCGGGGAGTCCAGGAACTCCGACGACGCCAGGGTCTGCGCGTAAGGAGAACGTGTGGAGGAGTGTGTTCCATCCAGGAAGTAATATAGCCACCAGAGGAATGGGCACTAACCTCTTTGATAAGCCTTCTCACCCAAACTCTCCCACCGTATACGACTG GCTGTACAGCGACGATACCAGAAGCAAGCACCGTTGA
- the LOC106454738 gene encoding squamosa promoter-binding-like protein 3 produces the protein MSMKGSKAEAKRSLREMSEEEEEDTFEEEEDEEEALEKKQKGKATSSSSSSAGACQVERCTADMSRAKQYHRRHKVCEFHAKAPVVRIYGLHQRFCQQCSRFHELGEFDESKRSCRRRLAGHNERRRKSASEGEGERSQDHIGYQGY, from the exons ATGAGTATGAAAGGAAGCAAAGCAGAAGCGAAGAGGAGTTTAAGAGAAAtgagtgaggaagaagaagaggatacttttgaagaagaagaagatgaagaagaggctttggagaagaagcagaaaggcaaaGCTACAAGTAGCAGCAGCAGTAGTGCTGGAGCTTGTCAGGTCGAGAGATGTACTGCGGATATGAGCAGAGCCAAACAGTATCACAGACGACACAAAGTCTGCGAATTTCATGCCAAAGCTCCTGTTGTTCGGATCTATGGTCTTCACCAACGTTTCTGCCAACAGTGTAGCAG GTTTCACGAGCTTGGTGAGTTTGATGAATCCAAACGGAGTTGTAGGAGACGCTTAGCTGGACACAATGAGAGAAGGCGCAAAAGCGCAAGTGAAGGTGAAGGTGAAAGGTCTCAAGATCATATTGGCTATCAAGGTTACTGA